In one Helicoverpa zea isolate HzStark_Cry1AcR chromosome 5, ilHelZeax1.1, whole genome shotgun sequence genomic region, the following are encoded:
- the LOC124630431 gene encoding endocuticle structural glycoprotein ABD-4-like, with the protein MISLIFVLLVAVSYSTTQAQSTAPIPIIRYESDGPNPDGSYKWLYETGNEINAEESGYVKNFGQGEGKEIQTAEGKFSYKAPDGSLIALTYIADENGFQPQGDHLPTPPPIPEAIAKALEYLKTLPPGANEGASSNIKPQFQAAPFKARPRLF; encoded by the exons ATG ATCTCGTTAATCTTCGTACTCCTCGTAGCCGTTTCATACTCAACAACGCAGGCGCAATCTACCGCTCCGATCCCAATCATTCGCTATGAATCCGACGGTCCTAATCCTGATGGATCCTATAAATGGCT TTATGAGACAGGCAATGAAATCAATGCCGAAGAGTCGGGTTACGTGAAAAACTTCGGGCAAGGCGAAGGCAAGGAGATACAAACTGCGGAAGGCAAGTTCAGTTACAAAGCTCCCGACGGCTCGCTCATCGCACTCACGTACATCGCGGACGAAAACGGATTCCAACCACAG GGAGACCATCTGCCTACACCTCCACCAATCCCAGAAGCTATCGCCAAAGCATTGGAATACCTGAAGACTCTGCCCCCAGGAGCCAATGAAGGGGCTTCATCGAACATCAAGCCACAATTCCAAGCGGCGCCCTTCAAGGCAAGACCGAGACTTTTCTAA